A part of Gallus gallus isolate bGalGal1 chromosome 30, bGalGal1.mat.broiler.GRCg7b, whole genome shotgun sequence genomic DNA contains:
- the PNPLA6 gene encoding patatin-like phospholipase domain-containing protein 6 isoform X5, which yields MHPIGFLHGRNPSADMGQSALEPQEEAEDASLMATLSELFAEEQLSTSTVLWAMLSVSLLTVLFAIGIVLLVRRLRLKKVPAQETPKYRFRKRDKMLFYGRKIMRKVSQSTSSLVDTTISSTSRPRMKKKLKMLNIAKKFLRIQKELPTLQLKEPPPSVLEADLTEFDVANSHLPSEVLYMLKNVRVLGHFEKPLFLELCKHMVFQQCQQGDYVFRPGQPDTSIYVLQDGKLELLLTEPDGKETVMKEVFPGDSVHSLLSILDVITGHQRPYRTVCARAAEDSTVLRLPVEAFSAVFEKYPESLVRVVQIIMVRLQRVTFLALHNYLGLTNELFSHEMQPLRLFPQPSHATRTSPVRHGKRGLGAAEEGRERPTELSKVLDSPCPHPTAGRGSQPSVPAVEPLKAGVLDAPAPPLLSRCISMPVDISGIQKGPRSDFDMAYERGRISVSLQEDSTSPLAAFSRSISHEPKERKSVTVEEQPSGIYRYSCEDESAAVDCPFEPYQGRQTSAIFEAAKQELVKLMKVEDPSLLNNRVLLHHAKAGTVIARQGDQDVSLHFVLWGCLHVYQRMIDKAEDVCLFLTQPGEMVGQLAVLTGEPLIFTIKANRDCTFLKISKSDFYEIMREQPSVVLSVAHTVVTRMSPFVRQMDFAIDWMAVEAGRALYRQGDKSDCTYIALNGRLRSVIQKGSGKKELIGEYGRGDLIGVVEALTRQPRATTVHAVRDTELAKLPEGTLNNIKRRYPQVVTRLIHLLSQKILGNLQQLRGPFAGSGLGMASSSEPTNPTSNLSTVAVLPVCDDVPTAAFTLELKHALNAIGPTLLLTSDIIRARLGSSALDSIHEYRLSGWLAQQEDIHRIVLYQTDCTLTPWTVRCIRQADCILIVGLGDQEPALGELEQMLENTAVRALKQLVLLHREDGPSPSRTVEWLNMRSWCSGHLHIKCPRRVFSRRSPAKLREMYEKVFAKSADRHSDFSRLARVLTGNTIALVLGGGGARGCSHIGVIKAMEEAGIPIDMVGGTSIGSFIGALYAEERSAVRTKQRAREWAKCMNSVFATVLDLTYPITSMFSGSAFNASINKVFQDKQIEDLWLPYFNVTTDITASAMRVHTDGSLWRYIRASASYTPYLPPLCDPKDSHCLVDGCYVNNVPGSLWRYVRASMTLSGYLPPLCDPKDGNLLMDGGYINNLPADIARNMGAKTVIAIDVGSQDETDLCNYGDSLSGWWLLWKRLNPWAEKVKVPDMAEIQSRLAYVSCVRQLEVVKSSSYCEYIRPPIDRFKTMDFGKFDEIYDVGYQHGKVVFDGWSRGDIIEKMVKDRRSADFYESKRMDVLTYPSAGFTDLAEIISRIEPAKPYPSDGYADEESDYLTEYEDEGPELSRGEEEAFAPTEWPGAGVTEAVSAPGHRDPPKWGDPRLGAPNGALTSHVGVHGASPVPRLWRTSEMGCPGGSPSWYPHPHVPIQVSPSQCPYTNVTIPVPLS from the exons ATGCATCCTATTGG ATTTCTGCATGGGCGAAACCCCTCGGCGGATATGGGGCAGAGCGCGTTGGAGCcgcaggaggaggcagag GACGCGTCCCTGATGGCCACGCTGTCTGAGCTCTTTGCCGAGGAGCAGCTCTCCACCAGCACG GTGCTGTGGGCAATGCTCAGCGTCAGCCTCCTCACCGTTCTCTTTGCAATTGGCATCGTGCTGCTGGTCCGGCGGCTGCGCCTTAAGA AGGTGCCTGCACAGGAGACGCCCAAATACCGCTTCCGAAAAAGGGACAAGATGCTGTTCTACGGGCGCAAGATCATGCGCAAA gTCTCCCAGTCCACCTCCTCGCTGGTGGACACCACCATTTCCAGCACCTCTCGGCCCCGCATGAAGAAGAAACTCAAAATGCTCAACATCGCCAAAAA GTTCCTGCGCATCCAGAAGGAGCTGCCCAcgctgcagctgaaggagccCCCGCCATCGGTGCTGGAAGCTGACCTGACCGAATTCGACGTGGCCAACTCCCACCTCCCCTCCGAGGTGCTCTACATGCTCAAAAACGTCCG GGTGTTGGGACACTTTGAGAAGCCGCTGTTTCTGGAGCTCTGCAAGCACATGGTtttccagcagtgccagcaagGGGATTACGTATTCCGACCCGGGCAGCCCGACACCAGCATCTACGTGCTGCAGGACGGcaagctggagctgctcctcaCCGAGCCG GATGGAAAGGAGACTGTGATGAAAGAGGTGTTTCCTGGAGACAGCGTGCACAGCCTGCTCAGCATCCTCGATGTCATCACG GGCCACCAGCGGCCATACCGTACGGTGTGTGCGCGGGCAGCAGAGGATTCAACGGTTCTCCGTTTGCCAGTTGAAGCCTTTTCAGCTGTCTTTGAGAAGTACCCCGAGAGCCTGGTGCGGGTGGTGCAG ATCATCATGGTGCGCTTGCAGCGCGTCACCTTCCTGGCACTGCACAATTACCTGGGGCTGACGAATGAGCTTTTCAGCCAC GAGATGCAGCCACTGCGGCTCTTCCCGCAGCCCAGCCATGCCACCCGCACCAGCCCTGTCCGCCATGGCAAGCGGGGGCTCGGCGCTGctgaggagggaagggagagacCAACGGAGCTGAGTAAGGTTCTGGACTCCCCCTGCCCCCACCCTACAGCAGGAAGGGGATCACAGCCATCTGTCCCTGCAGTTGAGCCGCTGAAAGCCGGAGTTCTGGATGCCCCTGCACCACCACTGCTGAGCCGCTGCATCTCCATGCCAGTGGATATCTCTG GCATCCAGAAGGGTCCCCGCTCTGACTTTGACATGGCCTACGAGCGCGGACGCATCTCAGTATCGCTGCAGGAGGACAGCACCAGCCCCCTGGCTGCCTTCTCTCGG TCCATCTCACACGAGCCCAAGGAACGTAAGTCGGTGACGGTGGAGGAGCAGCCATCGGGTATCTACAGGTACAGCTGTGAGGACGAGTCGGCCGCGGTGGACTGTCCCTTCGAGCCCTACCAGGGCCGTCAAACCAGCGCCATCTTCGAGGCTGCCAAGCAGGAGTTGGTCAAACTGATGAAGGTGGAG GACCCTTCTCTGCTCAACAACCGTGTCTTGCTTCATCACGCCAAAGCTGGGACGGTTATTGCCCGTCAAGGGGACCAG GACGTGAGCCTCCACTtcgtgctgtggggctgcctaCATGTCTACCAGAGGATGATTGACAAGGCCGAAGATGTCTGCCTCTTCCTGACACAGCCTGGTGAGATGGTGGGGCAGCTGGCCGTGCTCACTGGAGAGCCCCTCATCTTCACCATCAAGGCCAACCGAGACTGTACCTTCCTCAAGATCTCCAAGTCAGACTTCTACGA GATCATGCGGGAGCAGCCCAGCGTGGTGCTGAGCGTCGCCCACACCGTGGTCACCCGCATGTCACCCTTCGTGCGCCAAATGGACTTCGCCATCGATTGGATGGCGGTGGAAGCCGGCCGGGCGCTCTACAG GCAGGGTGACAAGTCAGACTGCACCTACATCGCGCTCAACGGGCGGCTCCGCTCCGTCATCCAGAAGGGCAGTGGCAAAAAGGAGCTCATTGGGGAGTACGGCCGCGGGGACCTGATTGGCGTG GTGGAAGCACTTACCCGGCAACCCCGTGCCACCACGGTGCACGCGGTCCGGGACACGGAGCTGGCCAAGCTTCCCGAAGGCACCTTGAACAACATCAAGCGTCGGTACCCTCAG GTTGTCACCCGTCTCATCCACCTCCTGAGCCAGAAGATCTTGGGAAACCTCCAGCAGCTCCGCGGCCCCTTCGCAG GCTCTGGTTTGGGCATGGCCTCCAGCTCGGAGCCCACCAACCCCACCAGCAACCTGTCAACGGTGGCGGTGCTGCCAGTGTGTGACGACGTGCCCACGGCTGCCTTCACCTTGGAGCTCAAGCACGCGCTGAATGCCATCG GTCCCACGCTGCTCCTCACCAGTGACATCATCCGCGCCCGACTTGGCTCCTCGGCACTGGACAG CATCCATGAGTACCGCCTGTCGGGCTGGCTGGCCCAGCAAGAAGACATCCATCGCATCGTGCTCTACCAAACCGACTGCACTCTGACGCCGTGGACCGTGCGCTGCATCCGGCAGGCGGACTGCATCCTCATTGTTGGGTTGGGTGACCAGGAGCCAGCGCTCGGAGAG CTGGAGCAGATGCTGGAGAACACGGCGGTGCGTGCACTGAAGCAGTTGGTTCTCCTGCACCGTGAGGATGGTCCCAGCCCATCGCGCACCGTTGAGTGGCTCAACATGCGGAGCTGGTGCTCGGGCCACCTGCACATCAAGTGCCCGCGCCGCGTCTTCTCCCGACGCAGCCCCGCCAAGCTG CGAGAGATGTACGAGAAGGTGTTCGCCAAGAGCGCCGATCGGCACAGCGACTTCTCCCGCTTGGCGCGGGTGCTCACCGGCAACACCATCGCCCTCGTTTTGGGTGGCGGCGGAGCCAG gGGCTGCTCCCACATCGGGGTGATCAAGGCGATGGAGGAGGCGGGGATCCCCATCGACATGGTTGGCGGCACCTCCATCGGATCCTTCATCGGCGCGCTGTACGCTGAGGAGCGCAGCGCCGTGCGCACCAAGCAGCGGGCACGCGAGTGGGCCAAG TGCATGAATTCGGTGTTTGCGACCGTCCTGGACCTCACTTACCCCATCACCTCCATGTTTTCGGGCTCAGCCTTCAACGCCAGCATCAACAAAGTTTTCCAGGACAAGCAGATCGAG GACCTTTGGCTTCCTTACTTCAACGTCACAACAGACATCACGGCCTCAGCCATGCGGGTGCACACGGATG GCAGTCTTTGGCGTTACATCCGAGCCAGTGCCTCCTATACCCCCTACCTGCCTCCGCTCTGCGACCCCAAGGACAGCCACTGCCTCGTGGACGGCTGCTATGTTAACAATGTCCCAG GCTCGCTCTGGCGGTACGTGCGAGCCAGCATGACCCTATCTGGGTACCTGCCACCCCTCTGCGACCCCAAGGACGGCAACTTGCTGATGGACGGGGGTTACATCAACAACCTGCCAG CTGACATCGCCCGCAACATGGGTGCCAAGACGGTGATTGCCATCGACGTGGGCAGCCAGGACGAGACGGACCTGTGCAACTACGGGGACAGCCTGTCGGGCTGGTGGCTGCTCTGGAAGCGCCTCAACCCTTGGGCTGAAAAAGTCAAG GTGCCCGACATGGCAGAGATCCAGTCGCGGTTGGCGTATGTGTCGTGCGTGCGGCAGCTGGAGGTGGTGAAGTCCAGCTCGTACTGTGAGTACATCCGACCCCCGATCGACCGCTTCAAGACGATGGATTTCGGCAAGTTCGATGAGATCTAT GATGTGGGCTACCAGCATGGCAAGGTGGTCTTTGATGGCTGGAGTCGGGGTGACATCATTGAGAAGATGGTGAAGGACCGGCGCTCGGCTGACTTCTATGAGAGCAAACGCATGGAC GTGCTCACGTACCCCAGTGCTGGTTTCACAGACCTGGCAGAGATCATCTCCCGCATTGAGCCCGCCAAGCCCTACCCATCGGATGGATACGCGGATG AGGAGTCTGACTACCTCACCGAGTACGAGGACGAGGGGCCGGAGCTGTCGCGGGGCGAGGAGGAGGCGTTCGCCCCAACCGAGTGGCCTGGAGCCGGCGTGACAGAGGCTGTGAGTGCCCCTGGCCACAGAGACCCTCCAAAATGGGGTGACCCCAGGCTTGGGGCTCCCAATGGTGCCCTTACCTCACATGTGGGGGTTCATGGGGCGAGTCCTGTCCCCAGGTTGTGGAGAACCTCTGAAATGGGGTGCCCTGGGGGTTCCCCATCCTGGTATCCTCATCCCCACGTCCCTATCCAagtgtccccatcccagtgTCCCTACACAAATGtcaccatcccagtgccactATCCTAG
- the PNPLA6 gene encoding patatin-like phospholipase domain-containing protein 6 isoform X7: MHPIGFLHGRNPSADMGQSALEPQEEAEDASLMATLSELFAEEQLSTSTVLWAMLSVSLLTVLFAIGIVLLVRRLRLKKVPAQETPKYRFRKRDKMLFYGRKIMRKVSQSTSSLVDTTISSTSRPRMKKKLKMLNIAKKFLRIQKELPTLQLKEPPPSVLEADLTEFDVANSHLPSEVLYMLKNVRVLGHFEKPLFLELCKHMVFQQCQQGDYVFRPGQPDTSIYVLQDGKLELLLTEPDGKETVMKEVFPGDSVHSLLSILDVITGHQRPYRTVCARAAEDSTVLRLPVEAFSAVFEKYPESLVRVVQIIMVRLQRVTFLALHNYLGLTNELFSHEMQPLRLFPQPSHATRTSPVRHGKRGLGAAEEGRERPTELSKVLDSPCPHPTAGRGSQPSVPAVEPLKAGVLDAPAPPLLSRCISMPVDISGIQKGPRSDFDMAYERGRISVSLQEDSTSPLAAFSRSISHEPKERKSVTVEEQPSGIYRYSCEDESAAVDCPFEPYQGRQTSAIFEAAKQELVKLMKVEDPSLLNNRVLLHHAKAGTVIARQGDQDVSLHFVLWGCLHVYQRMIDKAEDVCLFLTQPGEMVGQLAVLTGEPLIFTIKANRDCTFLKISKSDFYEIMREQPSVVLSVAHTVVTRMSPFVRQMDFAIDWMAVEAGRALYRQGDKSDCTYIALNGRLRSVIQKGSGKKELIGEYGRGDLIGVVEALTRQPRATTVHAVRDTELAKLPEGTLNNIKRRYPQVVTRLIHLLSQKILGNLQQLRGPFAGSGLGMASSSEPTNPTSNLSTVAVLPVCDDVPTAAFTLELKHALNAIGPTLLLTSDIIRARLGSSALDSIHEYRLSGWLAQQEDIHRIVLYQTDCTLTPWTVRCIRQADCILIVGLGDQEPALGELEQMLENTAVRALKQLVLLHREDGPSPSRTVEWLNMRSWCSGHLHIKCPRRVFSRRSPAKLREMYEKVFAKSADRHSDFSRLARVLTGNTIALVLGGGGARGCSHIGVIKAMEEAGIPIDMVGGTSIGSFIGALYAEERSAVRTKQRAREWAKCMNSVFATVLDLTYPITSMFSGSAFNASINKVFQDKQIEDLWLPYFNVTTDITASAMRVHTDGSLWRYIRASASYTPYLPPLCDPKDSHCLVDGCYVNNVPADIARNMGAKTVIAIDVGSQDETDLCNYGDSLSGWWLLWKRLNPWAEKVKVPDMAEIQSRLAYVSCVRQLEVVKSSSYCEYIRPPIDRFKTMDFGKFDEIYDVGYQHGKVVFDGWSRGDIIEKMVKDRRSADFYESKRMDVLTYPSAGFTDLAEIISRIEPAKPYPSDGYADGEHPSHTVGLGAASWPQTPCSLPSAPLEESDYLTEYEDEGPELSRGEEEAFAPTEWPGAGVTEAVSAPGHRDPPKWGDPRLGAPNGALTSHVGVHGASPVPRLWRTSEMGCPGGSPSWYPHPHVPIQVSPSQCPYTNVTIPVPLS; encoded by the exons ATGCATCCTATTGG ATTTCTGCATGGGCGAAACCCCTCGGCGGATATGGGGCAGAGCGCGTTGGAGCcgcaggaggaggcagag GACGCGTCCCTGATGGCCACGCTGTCTGAGCTCTTTGCCGAGGAGCAGCTCTCCACCAGCACG GTGCTGTGGGCAATGCTCAGCGTCAGCCTCCTCACCGTTCTCTTTGCAATTGGCATCGTGCTGCTGGTCCGGCGGCTGCGCCTTAAGA AGGTGCCTGCACAGGAGACGCCCAAATACCGCTTCCGAAAAAGGGACAAGATGCTGTTCTACGGGCGCAAGATCATGCGCAAA gTCTCCCAGTCCACCTCCTCGCTGGTGGACACCACCATTTCCAGCACCTCTCGGCCCCGCATGAAGAAGAAACTCAAAATGCTCAACATCGCCAAAAA GTTCCTGCGCATCCAGAAGGAGCTGCCCAcgctgcagctgaaggagccCCCGCCATCGGTGCTGGAAGCTGACCTGACCGAATTCGACGTGGCCAACTCCCACCTCCCCTCCGAGGTGCTCTACATGCTCAAAAACGTCCG GGTGTTGGGACACTTTGAGAAGCCGCTGTTTCTGGAGCTCTGCAAGCACATGGTtttccagcagtgccagcaagGGGATTACGTATTCCGACCCGGGCAGCCCGACACCAGCATCTACGTGCTGCAGGACGGcaagctggagctgctcctcaCCGAGCCG GATGGAAAGGAGACTGTGATGAAAGAGGTGTTTCCTGGAGACAGCGTGCACAGCCTGCTCAGCATCCTCGATGTCATCACG GGCCACCAGCGGCCATACCGTACGGTGTGTGCGCGGGCAGCAGAGGATTCAACGGTTCTCCGTTTGCCAGTTGAAGCCTTTTCAGCTGTCTTTGAGAAGTACCCCGAGAGCCTGGTGCGGGTGGTGCAG ATCATCATGGTGCGCTTGCAGCGCGTCACCTTCCTGGCACTGCACAATTACCTGGGGCTGACGAATGAGCTTTTCAGCCAC GAGATGCAGCCACTGCGGCTCTTCCCGCAGCCCAGCCATGCCACCCGCACCAGCCCTGTCCGCCATGGCAAGCGGGGGCTCGGCGCTGctgaggagggaagggagagacCAACGGAGCTGAGTAAGGTTCTGGACTCCCCCTGCCCCCACCCTACAGCAGGAAGGGGATCACAGCCATCTGTCCCTGCAGTTGAGCCGCTGAAAGCCGGAGTTCTGGATGCCCCTGCACCACCACTGCTGAGCCGCTGCATCTCCATGCCAGTGGATATCTCTG GCATCCAGAAGGGTCCCCGCTCTGACTTTGACATGGCCTACGAGCGCGGACGCATCTCAGTATCGCTGCAGGAGGACAGCACCAGCCCCCTGGCTGCCTTCTCTCGG TCCATCTCACACGAGCCCAAGGAACGTAAGTCGGTGACGGTGGAGGAGCAGCCATCGGGTATCTACAGGTACAGCTGTGAGGACGAGTCGGCCGCGGTGGACTGTCCCTTCGAGCCCTACCAGGGCCGTCAAACCAGCGCCATCTTCGAGGCTGCCAAGCAGGAGTTGGTCAAACTGATGAAGGTGGAG GACCCTTCTCTGCTCAACAACCGTGTCTTGCTTCATCACGCCAAAGCTGGGACGGTTATTGCCCGTCAAGGGGACCAG GACGTGAGCCTCCACTtcgtgctgtggggctgcctaCATGTCTACCAGAGGATGATTGACAAGGCCGAAGATGTCTGCCTCTTCCTGACACAGCCTGGTGAGATGGTGGGGCAGCTGGCCGTGCTCACTGGAGAGCCCCTCATCTTCACCATCAAGGCCAACCGAGACTGTACCTTCCTCAAGATCTCCAAGTCAGACTTCTACGA GATCATGCGGGAGCAGCCCAGCGTGGTGCTGAGCGTCGCCCACACCGTGGTCACCCGCATGTCACCCTTCGTGCGCCAAATGGACTTCGCCATCGATTGGATGGCGGTGGAAGCCGGCCGGGCGCTCTACAG GCAGGGTGACAAGTCAGACTGCACCTACATCGCGCTCAACGGGCGGCTCCGCTCCGTCATCCAGAAGGGCAGTGGCAAAAAGGAGCTCATTGGGGAGTACGGCCGCGGGGACCTGATTGGCGTG GTGGAAGCACTTACCCGGCAACCCCGTGCCACCACGGTGCACGCGGTCCGGGACACGGAGCTGGCCAAGCTTCCCGAAGGCACCTTGAACAACATCAAGCGTCGGTACCCTCAG GTTGTCACCCGTCTCATCCACCTCCTGAGCCAGAAGATCTTGGGAAACCTCCAGCAGCTCCGCGGCCCCTTCGCAG GCTCTGGTTTGGGCATGGCCTCCAGCTCGGAGCCCACCAACCCCACCAGCAACCTGTCAACGGTGGCGGTGCTGCCAGTGTGTGACGACGTGCCCACGGCTGCCTTCACCTTGGAGCTCAAGCACGCGCTGAATGCCATCG GTCCCACGCTGCTCCTCACCAGTGACATCATCCGCGCCCGACTTGGCTCCTCGGCACTGGACAG CATCCATGAGTACCGCCTGTCGGGCTGGCTGGCCCAGCAAGAAGACATCCATCGCATCGTGCTCTACCAAACCGACTGCACTCTGACGCCGTGGACCGTGCGCTGCATCCGGCAGGCGGACTGCATCCTCATTGTTGGGTTGGGTGACCAGGAGCCAGCGCTCGGAGAG CTGGAGCAGATGCTGGAGAACACGGCGGTGCGTGCACTGAAGCAGTTGGTTCTCCTGCACCGTGAGGATGGTCCCAGCCCATCGCGCACCGTTGAGTGGCTCAACATGCGGAGCTGGTGCTCGGGCCACCTGCACATCAAGTGCCCGCGCCGCGTCTTCTCCCGACGCAGCCCCGCCAAGCTG CGAGAGATGTACGAGAAGGTGTTCGCCAAGAGCGCCGATCGGCACAGCGACTTCTCCCGCTTGGCGCGGGTGCTCACCGGCAACACCATCGCCCTCGTTTTGGGTGGCGGCGGAGCCAG gGGCTGCTCCCACATCGGGGTGATCAAGGCGATGGAGGAGGCGGGGATCCCCATCGACATGGTTGGCGGCACCTCCATCGGATCCTTCATCGGCGCGCTGTACGCTGAGGAGCGCAGCGCCGTGCGCACCAAGCAGCGGGCACGCGAGTGGGCCAAG TGCATGAATTCGGTGTTTGCGACCGTCCTGGACCTCACTTACCCCATCACCTCCATGTTTTCGGGCTCAGCCTTCAACGCCAGCATCAACAAAGTTTTCCAGGACAAGCAGATCGAG GACCTTTGGCTTCCTTACTTCAACGTCACAACAGACATCACGGCCTCAGCCATGCGGGTGCACACGGATG GCAGTCTTTGGCGTTACATCCGAGCCAGTGCCTCCTATACCCCCTACCTGCCTCCGCTCTGCGACCCCAAGGACAGCCACTGCCTCGTGGACGGCTGCTATGTTAACAATGTCCCAG CTGACATCGCCCGCAACATGGGTGCCAAGACGGTGATTGCCATCGACGTGGGCAGCCAGGACGAGACGGACCTGTGCAACTACGGGGACAGCCTGTCGGGCTGGTGGCTGCTCTGGAAGCGCCTCAACCCTTGGGCTGAAAAAGTCAAG GTGCCCGACATGGCAGAGATCCAGTCGCGGTTGGCGTATGTGTCGTGCGTGCGGCAGCTGGAGGTGGTGAAGTCCAGCTCGTACTGTGAGTACATCCGACCCCCGATCGACCGCTTCAAGACGATGGATTTCGGCAAGTTCGATGAGATCTAT GATGTGGGCTACCAGCATGGCAAGGTGGTCTTTGATGGCTGGAGTCGGGGTGACATCATTGAGAAGATGGTGAAGGACCGGCGCTCGGCTGACTTCTATGAGAGCAAACGCATGGAC GTGCTCACGTACCCCAGTGCTGGTTTCACAGACCTGGCAGAGATCATCTCCCGCATTGAGCCCGCCAAGCCCTACCCATCGGATGGATACGCGGATGGTGAGCACCCATCCCACacggtggggctgggggctgcatcCTGGCCCCAAACCCCCTGTtccctcccttctgctcccCTAGAGGAGTCTGACTACCTCACCGAGTACGAGGACGAGGGGCCGGAGCTGTCGCGGGGCGAGGAGGAGGCGTTCGCCCCAACCGAGTGGCCTGGAGCCGGCGTGACAGAGGCTGTGAGTGCCCCTGGCCACAGAGACCCTCCAAAATGGGGTGACCCCAGGCTTGGGGCTCCCAATGGTGCCCTTACCTCACATGTGGGGGTTCATGGGGCGAGTCCTGTCCCCAGGTTGTGGAGAACCTCTGAAATGGGGTGCCCTGGGGGTTCCCCATCCTGGTATCCTCATCCCCACGTCCCTATCCAagtgtccccatcccagtgTCCCTACACAAATGtcaccatcccagtgccactATCCTAG